CATGGCATTTAGAAGCTCCGGGATACGGACCCGCGCCTCTCCGAGCGCGGCATCATCCAGCCGCCCACGATATTGAAGGGTCCCTTCTTTATTAAAACCGAAAAAATCAGGCGTACACACGGCGCCATATTGACGGCCGACGGTCTGACCCTCATCGATCAGATAGGGAAAGGTAAAATGATGCTGCTCTGCAAATCGTTTCATATTGGATGGCTGGTCAGCAGGCACATACCGATAATCATTCGACATCACAGCCAGAACATTGATACCTTCTTCCATCAAGATACGAGCATCTGACACAAACCGTTCCGCAATTGCCTGCACATAGGGGCAGTGGTTGCAGATGAAAGCCACCAGCAAGCCTTTCTCGCCCATATGCTCTGTCATCCTGAATTCTGCACCATCAGGATCCTTCAAGGCAAAATCCGGTGCTTTCCAGCCGAAATCACAGACAGGTGTATCAAGAAGCATATCGTATCCTTT
This region of Sneathiella aquimaris genomic DNA includes:
- a CDS encoding thioredoxin family protein, whose translation is MLLDTPVCDFGWKAPDFALKDPDGAEFRMTEHMGEKGLLVAFICNHCPYVQAIAERFVSDARILMEEGINVLAVMSNDYRYVPADQPSNMKRFAEQHHFTFPYLIDEGQTVGRQYGAVCTPDFFGFNKEGTLQYRGRLDDAALGEARVRIPELLNAMRQIAETGKGPLVQVPSMGCSIKWAD